From a single Herbiconiux sp. SALV-R1 genomic region:
- the sufB gene encoding Fe-S cluster assembly protein SufB, producing the protein MSDVLIDRPELENLGVYEFGWSDTDTAGASARRGIDEAVVTNISELKNEPDWMLQTRLKALTIFGRKPMPTWGADLSGIDFDNIKYFVRSTEKQAQTWDDLPEDIKNTYEKLGIPEAERQRLVSGVAAQYESEVVYHQIREDLEAQGVIFMDTDTALREHPEFFTEYFGTVIPSGDNKFAALNTAVWSGGSFVYVPKGVHVEIPLQAYFRINTENMGQFERTLIIADEGSYVHYIEGCTAPIYKSDSLHSAVVEIIVKKNARVRYTTIQNWSNNVYNLVTKRAIAHEGATMEWIDGNIGSKVTMKYPSIYLVGERAKGETLSVAFAGPGQHQDAGAKMIHMAPHTQSSIVSKSIARGGGRAGYRGEIRVAENAHHSANTVRCDALLVDTISRSDTYPAIDIRVDDVQLGHEATVSKVSEEQLFYLMSRGLPEDEAMAMIVRGFIEPIARELPMEYALELNKLIEMGMEGSVG; encoded by the coding sequence ATGTCAGACGTGCTCATCGACCGACCGGAACTCGAGAACCTCGGCGTGTACGAGTTCGGGTGGTCGGACACCGACACGGCAGGAGCATCCGCTCGTCGAGGCATCGACGAGGCAGTCGTGACGAACATCTCCGAGCTGAAGAACGAACCCGACTGGATGCTCCAGACCCGGCTCAAGGCCCTCACGATCTTCGGCCGCAAGCCCATGCCCACCTGGGGCGCCGACCTCTCGGGCATCGACTTCGACAACATCAAGTACTTCGTGCGCTCGACCGAGAAGCAGGCCCAGACCTGGGACGACCTGCCCGAAGACATCAAGAACACCTACGAGAAGCTCGGCATCCCCGAGGCCGAGCGTCAGCGCCTGGTCTCCGGCGTCGCCGCGCAATACGAGTCGGAGGTGGTGTACCACCAGATCCGTGAAGACCTCGAGGCCCAGGGCGTCATCTTCATGGACACCGACACCGCGCTGCGCGAGCACCCCGAGTTCTTCACCGAGTACTTCGGCACCGTCATCCCCTCGGGCGACAACAAGTTCGCCGCGCTGAACACCGCCGTGTGGTCGGGCGGCTCGTTCGTCTACGTGCCGAAGGGCGTGCACGTCGAGATCCCGCTGCAGGCCTACTTCCGCATCAACACCGAGAACATGGGCCAGTTCGAGCGCACGCTCATCATCGCCGACGAGGGCTCCTACGTGCACTACATCGAAGGATGCACGGCCCCCATCTACAAGAGCGACTCGCTGCACTCGGCGGTCGTCGAGATCATCGTCAAGAAGAACGCCCGGGTGCGGTACACGACCATCCAGAACTGGTCGAACAACGTCTACAACCTCGTCACCAAGCGCGCCATCGCGCACGAGGGCGCGACGATGGAGTGGATCGACGGCAACATCGGCTCGAAGGTCACCATGAAGTACCCGTCGATCTACCTGGTCGGCGAGCGCGCCAAGGGCGAGACCCTCTCCGTCGCCTTCGCGGGCCCCGGCCAGCACCAGGACGCCGGCGCGAAGATGATCCACATGGCGCCGCACACGCAGTCGTCGATCGTCTCGAAGTCGATCGCGCGCGGCGGCGGGCGGGCCGGCTACCGCGGAGAGATCCGCGTCGCCGAGAACGCGCACCACTCGGCCAACACAGTGCGCTGCGACGCGCTGCTGGTCGACACCATCTCGCGCTCCGACACCTACCCGGCCATCGACATCCGTGTCGACGACGTGCAGCTCGGCCACGAGGCCACCGTGTCGAAGGTCTCGGAGGAGCAGCTGTTCTACCTCATGTCGCGGGGCCTCCCCGAAGACGAGGCGATGGCGATGATCGTGCGCGGCTTCATCGAGCCGATCGCCCGCGAGCTCCCGATGGAGTACGCGCTCGAACTCAACAAGCTCATCGAGATGGGCATGGAAGGCTCCGTAGGCTAG
- a CDS encoding heme A synthase: protein MQTPFGFLADRVTLSPRALRWGTTAALVVSILIIITGGVVRVTGSGLGCPTWPACDDGSLTTTPELGIHGFIEFANRVLTGVLIAAVGWAIVAARLQKPRERSMTRLAWSQFWLVVVNALAGGVTVLTELNPWVVAMHFVMAIALLTTTTLTWHRAHRGQTADASFPRWIGALAWVLVIATAVLILVGTLVTGTGPHAGDSADVPRMAFVWEQVTVVHGVLGVVVLVLGVVLLVGVRRVPGASLALRRVVTFVVVVVLQAALGIAQALLGLPEWMVVLHLLGSALVWVGALRVLLDLHPRLFAPRPATTYTMKVQEHALNA from the coding sequence GTGCAGACCCCCTTCGGCTTCCTCGCCGACCGCGTCACCCTCAGCCCGCGCGCCCTCCGCTGGGGCACGACCGCGGCGCTCGTGGTGAGCATCCTCATCATCATCACCGGGGGAGTGGTGCGGGTCACGGGCTCGGGCCTCGGCTGCCCCACCTGGCCCGCCTGCGACGACGGTTCGCTCACCACCACCCCCGAGCTCGGCATCCACGGCTTCATCGAGTTCGCCAACCGCGTGCTCACCGGCGTGCTCATCGCCGCCGTGGGCTGGGCGATCGTGGCAGCGCGGCTGCAGAAGCCGCGCGAGCGCAGCATGACCCGGCTGGCCTGGTCGCAGTTCTGGCTGGTCGTCGTGAACGCGCTGGCCGGCGGCGTGACCGTGCTCACCGAGCTGAACCCCTGGGTCGTCGCCATGCACTTCGTGATGGCGATCGCGCTGCTCACCACCACGACCCTCACCTGGCACCGGGCGCACCGCGGCCAGACGGCGGATGCGAGCTTCCCGCGCTGGATCGGCGCTCTCGCGTGGGTGCTCGTCATCGCCACCGCCGTGCTCATCCTGGTCGGCACGCTCGTCACCGGCACCGGCCCGCACGCCGGTGACTCGGCCGACGTGCCGCGCATGGCGTTCGTGTGGGAGCAGGTGACCGTGGTGCACGGTGTGCTCGGCGTGGTGGTGCTGGTGCTCGGCGTCGTGCTCCTCGTGGGCGTGCGCCGGGTTCCCGGGGCGTCGCTGGCGCTCCGCCGCGTCGTCACCTTCGTCGTCGTGGTCGTGCTGCAGGCCGCCCTCGGCATCGCCCAGGCGCTGCTCGGCCTGCCGGAGTGGATGGTCGTGCTGCACCTCCTGGGCTCCGCCCTGGTGTGGGTCGGTGCGCTCCGCGTGCTGCTCGACCTGCATCCGCGGCTCTTCGCCCCGCGCCCGGCCACCACGTATACAATGAAGGTTCAGGAACACGCTCTTAACGCGTAG
- a CDS encoding heme o synthase has product MDVAVDGRVVERRFSPRDKVKGYIALTKPRVIELLLVTTVPVMILAQGGIPNLWLVFATLIGGALSAGSAGAFNCYFDRDIDRVMDRTSKRPLVTGVLSDREALVFAWTLGVVSIVWLAVFTNLLAASLSLAAILIYVLLYTLVLKRRTPQNIVWGGTAGCMPVLIGWAAVTNSLSWEALILFGIIFLWTPPHYWPLSMKYRADYKTAGVPMLAVVRGRVVVGLQIVLYAWAMVACSLLLIPVGHMGLIYAGTAVVAGAWFLYESHRLYSRSIRDLSIKPMRVFHGSITYLTLIFLAVAIDPLVPLFRF; this is encoded by the coding sequence ATGGACGTAGCGGTTGACGGCCGGGTAGTCGAGCGGCGGTTCAGCCCGAGAGACAAGGTGAAGGGCTACATCGCCCTCACCAAACCTCGGGTGATCGAGCTCCTCCTGGTGACCACCGTTCCGGTCATGATCCTGGCCCAGGGCGGCATCCCGAACCTCTGGCTGGTGTTCGCCACGCTCATCGGCGGCGCGCTCTCGGCGGGCTCCGCGGGCGCGTTCAACTGCTACTTCGACCGCGACATCGACCGGGTGATGGACCGCACCTCGAAGCGGCCGCTGGTCACCGGGGTGCTCTCCGACCGCGAGGCGCTCGTGTTCGCGTGGACGCTCGGCGTCGTCTCCATCGTCTGGCTGGCGGTGTTCACCAACCTGCTCGCCGCATCCCTCTCGCTCGCCGCCATCCTCATCTACGTGCTGCTCTACACGCTGGTGCTGAAGCGCCGCACCCCGCAGAACATCGTCTGGGGCGGCACCGCCGGCTGCATGCCCGTGCTCATCGGCTGGGCGGCCGTCACGAACTCGCTGTCGTGGGAGGCGCTCATCCTCTTCGGCATCATCTTCCTCTGGACGCCCCCGCACTATTGGCCGCTGTCGATGAAGTACCGCGCCGACTACAAGACCGCGGGCGTGCCCATGCTCGCGGTCGTGCGCGGCCGCGTCGTGGTGGGCCTGCAGATCGTGCTGTACGCCTGGGCGATGGTGGCCTGCTCGCTGCTGCTCATCCCGGTCGGGCACATGGGCCTCATCTACGCCGGCACGGCGGTCGTCGCGGGCGCCTGGTTCCTCTACGAGTCGCACCGCCTGTACAGCAGGTCGATCCGCGACCTCTCGATCAAGCCGATGCGCGTGTTCCACGGCTCGATCACCTACCTCACGCTGATCTTCCTGGCGGTGGCGATCGACCCGCTGGTTCCGCTCTTCCGCTTCTAG
- the tkt gene encoding transketolase produces the protein MATLQWEPIDDKAVTTAKILAADAVEKVGNGHPGTAISLAPAAYLLFQKVMRRDPSDQHWIGRDRFILSVGHSSLTQYIQLYLGGYGLELDDLKALRTWGSLTPGHPEYGHTDGVEITTGPLGQGLASSVGFAYAQRFERGLFDPEAAPGTSPFDHHTYVIAGDGDMEEGVTSEASSLAGHQQLGNLIAIYDSNQISIEDDTNIAFTEDVRARYEAYHWHVQVVDWKKTGEYVEDVHALFDAIEAAKAETSKPSLIILKTIIGWPSPKKQNTGKIHGSALGADELKGLKEVLGADPEQHFAVADEVIEHTRGAIARGAEERAEWQKGFDAWAAANPEKKALLDRLEAGELPEDIESVLPVFEAGKEVSTRAASGKVINALAGSLPEFWGGSADLAESNNTTIESAASFVPAEHSTHEWSGNPYGRVLHFGIREHAMGSILNGIVLHGKTRPFGGTFLIFSDYMRPAVRLAALMKVPAIYVWTHDSVALGEDGPTHQPIEQLATLRAIPGLDVVRPADANEVAYAWLTILGRHHNPAGIALTRQNIPVFERGEGEASGDVFASAANTSKGAYVLAEAPNGTPDVIFIATGSEVQLAVNARELLAGEGINARVVSAPSLEWFEEQSEEYKESVLPSAVKARVSIEAGLSLGWSKYIGDAGRSVSIEHFGASADYKTLFREFGITTEAAVEAAKTSLAAL, from the coding sequence GTGGCCACACTCCAATGGGAACCCATTGACGACAAAGCCGTCACCACCGCCAAGATCCTCGCGGCCGACGCCGTCGAGAAGGTCGGCAACGGCCACCCGGGCACGGCGATCAGCCTGGCCCCTGCGGCATACCTCCTGTTCCAGAAGGTCATGCGCCGCGACCCCTCCGACCAGCACTGGATCGGGCGCGACCGCTTCATCCTCTCGGTGGGCCACTCCTCCCTCACCCAGTACATCCAGCTCTACCTCGGCGGCTACGGCCTCGAGCTCGACGACCTCAAGGCGCTCCGCACCTGGGGCTCGCTGACGCCCGGCCACCCCGAGTACGGCCACACCGACGGCGTCGAGATCACCACCGGCCCGCTCGGCCAGGGCCTCGCCTCCTCCGTCGGCTTCGCCTACGCCCAGCGCTTCGAGCGCGGCCTGTTCGACCCCGAGGCGGCGCCCGGCACCAGCCCGTTCGACCACCACACCTACGTCATCGCGGGCGACGGCGACATGGAGGAGGGCGTCACCAGCGAGGCCTCCTCGCTCGCCGGCCACCAGCAGCTCGGCAACCTCATCGCGATCTACGACTCGAACCAGATCTCGATCGAGGACGACACGAACATCGCCTTCACCGAAGACGTGCGGGCCCGCTACGAGGCCTACCACTGGCACGTGCAGGTCGTCGACTGGAAGAAGACCGGCGAGTACGTGGAAGACGTGCACGCGCTGTTCGATGCGATCGAGGCGGCGAAGGCCGAGACCTCGAAGCCGTCGCTCATCATCCTGAAGACCATCATCGGCTGGCCGTCGCCGAAGAAGCAGAACACCGGCAAGATCCACGGCTCGGCGCTCGGCGCCGACGAGCTGAAAGGCCTGAAGGAGGTGCTCGGGGCCGACCCCGAGCAGCACTTCGCCGTCGCCGACGAGGTCATCGAGCACACCCGCGGCGCGATCGCCCGCGGCGCCGAGGAGCGCGCCGAGTGGCAGAAGGGCTTCGACGCCTGGGCTGCAGCCAACCCCGAGAAGAAGGCGCTCCTCGACCGGCTCGAGGCCGGCGAGCTCCCCGAGGACATCGAGTCGGTGCTCCCCGTCTTCGAGGCGGGCAAAGAGGTCTCGACCCGCGCCGCCTCCGGCAAGGTCATCAACGCCCTCGCCGGCTCCCTCCCCGAGTTCTGGGGCGGTTCGGCCGACCTCGCCGAGTCGAACAACACCACCATCGAGTCGGCGGCGTCGTTCGTGCCGGCCGAGCACTCCACCCACGAGTGGTCGGGCAACCCCTACGGCCGCGTGCTGCACTTCGGCATCCGCGAGCACGCCATGGGCTCGATCCTCAACGGCATCGTGCTGCACGGCAAGACCCGCCCGTTCGGCGGCACCTTCCTCATCTTCAGCGACTACATGCGCCCCGCTGTGCGTCTTGCCGCCCTCATGAAGGTCCCCGCCATCTACGTCTGGACCCACGACTCCGTGGCGCTCGGCGAAGACGGCCCCACCCACCAGCCGATCGAGCAGCTCGCCACGCTCCGCGCCATCCCCGGTCTCGACGTGGTGCGCCCCGCCGACGCCAACGAGGTGGCCTACGCCTGGCTCACCATCCTCGGCCGTCACCACAACCCGGCCGGCATCGCCCTCACCCGCCAGAACATCCCGGTGTTCGAGCGTGGCGAAGGTGAAGCATCCGGCGACGTCTTCGCTTCGGCGGCCAACACCTCGAAGGGCGCCTACGTGCTCGCCGAGGCCCCGAACGGCACGCCCGACGTCATCTTCATCGCCACCGGCTCCGAGGTGCAGCTGGCCGTCAACGCCCGCGAGCTGCTCGCCGGTGAGGGCATCAACGCCCGCGTGGTGTCGGCTCCGTCGCTCGAGTGGTTCGAGGAGCAGAGCGAGGAGTACAAGGAGTCGGTGCTGCCGTCGGCCGTCAAGGCCCGCGTCTCGATCGAGGCCGGCCTCTCGCTCGGCTGGTCGAAGTACATCGGCGACGCCGGCCGCTCGGTGTCGATCGAGCACTTCGGCGCCTCGGCCGACTACAAGACCCTGTTCCGCGAGTTCGGCATCACCACCGAAGCCGCCGTCGAAGCAGCGAAGACCTCGCTGGCCGCGCTCTGA
- the tal gene encoding transaldolase: protein MTESRTQQLSDVGVSIWLDDLSRSRITSGGLQKLIAEKNVVGVTTNPSIFAAALANGESYAAQVAELSKAGTDVTSAVFEITTDDVADASDIFKPIYDATKGFDGRVSIEVEPGLAHDAQGTIEQAKALFDKVNRENVLIKIPATVEGLEAITATIAAGISVNVTLIFSLERYRDVINAYLSGLEQAKEAGHDLSKIHSVASFFVSRVDTEIDKRLEAVGTEEALALKSKAGVANARLAYEVWTQAFATERALVLLEAGANTQRPLWASTGVKDPAVPDTTYVVDLAAPSVVNTMPEKTLDAVADHGVIAGDTIAHSYAEANKVLDAIAAQGISYAEVTELLEKEGVEKFIVSWNELLDTVTAALEAAK from the coding sequence ATGACCGAATCCCGCACCCAGCAGCTCTCCGACGTCGGAGTCTCGATCTGGCTCGACGACCTGTCGCGCTCGCGCATCACCTCGGGTGGGCTGCAGAAGCTCATCGCCGAGAAGAACGTGGTCGGCGTCACGACCAACCCGTCGATCTTCGCGGCAGCCCTCGCGAACGGCGAGTCGTACGCCGCGCAGGTCGCCGAACTGTCGAAGGCCGGCACGGATGTGACCTCCGCCGTCTTCGAGATCACCACCGACGACGTCGCCGACGCCAGCGACATCTTCAAGCCGATCTACGACGCCACCAAGGGCTTCGACGGCCGTGTCTCGATCGAGGTCGAGCCCGGTCTCGCCCACGACGCCCAGGGCACCATCGAGCAGGCCAAGGCGCTGTTCGACAAGGTGAACCGCGAGAACGTGCTCATCAAGATCCCCGCCACCGTCGAGGGACTCGAGGCGATCACCGCCACGATCGCCGCCGGCATCTCGGTGAACGTCACGCTCATCTTCTCGCTCGAGCGCTACCGCGACGTCATCAACGCCTACCTCTCCGGCCTCGAGCAGGCCAAGGAGGCGGGCCACGACCTGTCGAAGATCCACTCGGTCGCCTCGTTCTTCGTGTCGCGCGTCGACACCGAGATCGACAAGCGTCTCGAGGCCGTCGGCACCGAGGAGGCGCTCGCGCTCAAGAGCAAGGCCGGCGTCGCGAACGCCCGCCTCGCCTACGAGGTGTGGACCCAGGCCTTCGCCACCGAGCGCGCCCTGGTGCTGCTCGAGGCGGGCGCCAACACCCAGCGCCCGCTGTGGGCCTCGACCGGTGTCAAAGACCCCGCGGTGCCCGACACCACCTACGTCGTCGACCTCGCCGCCCCCTCGGTCGTCAACACCATGCCCGAGAAGACGCTCGACGCCGTCGCCGACCACGGTGTGATCGCCGGCGACACCATCGCGCACAGCTACGCCGAGGCGAACAAGGTGCTCGACGCCATCGCCGCGCAGGGTATCTCCTACGCCGAGGTCACCGAGCTCCTCGAGAAGGAGGGCGTGGAGAAGTTCATCGTCTCCTGGAACGAGCTCCTCGACACCGTCACCGCGGCACTCGAAGCAGCGAAATGA
- a CDS encoding glucose-6-phosphate isomerase, translating to MTIAIHLSGDAKAAVANQVPLLAADLVASGITGQDPALWGPAAEAEASKRLGWTEAVSVSRPLVAEVAALREEFLAQGIDHFVLAGMGGSSLAPEVITTTLGVELTILDSTSPDQIRAALDDRLATTVLIASSKSGGTLETDSQRRVYEAAFRAAGIDPASRIVIVTDPGSPLEALARESGYRVFLADPNVGGRYSALTAFGLVPSGLAGADIGELLDEAEAISLNLAEDGADNFGLILGAAIAGTTPLRDKTGIVADGTHIVGFADWAEQLIAESTGKEGKGLLPVVLDLDSPELTTKPADLQLVRLVDNAHQFHLREQHPGEVLISGSLGAMFLTWEYAVAVAGRLLGIDPFDQPDVESAKEAARGLLDSRPEPEAPAFVESGIEVRATPGSLVASGTLAGSVDALLAELPADGYLAVMAYVDRLSEARLAELRDLLAERAGRPVTFGWGPRFLHSTGQYHKGGPATGVFLQITADARDDLEIPGRPFTFGQLIQAQAAGDAAVLAEHGRPVLRLELTDASAGVESLFDALR from the coding sequence ATGACGATCGCGATCCACCTGTCCGGCGACGCGAAGGCCGCGGTCGCGAACCAGGTGCCGCTGCTCGCGGCCGACCTGGTGGCCTCAGGCATCACCGGGCAAGACCCGGCGCTCTGGGGCCCCGCGGCCGAGGCCGAGGCGTCGAAGCGACTGGGCTGGACGGAGGCGGTCTCCGTCTCCCGCCCGCTCGTCGCCGAGGTCGCGGCACTCCGTGAGGAGTTCCTCGCCCAGGGCATCGACCACTTCGTGCTCGCCGGCATGGGTGGATCGTCGCTCGCCCCCGAGGTCATCACCACGACCCTCGGGGTCGAGCTCACCATCCTCGACTCCACCTCGCCCGATCAGATCAGGGCCGCCCTCGACGACCGGCTCGCGACCACGGTGCTGATCGCCTCGTCGAAGTCGGGGGGAACCCTCGAGACCGACAGCCAGCGCCGCGTCTACGAGGCGGCGTTCCGCGCAGCCGGCATCGACCCGGCGTCGCGCATCGTCATCGTCACCGACCCCGGGTCGCCGCTCGAGGCGCTCGCCCGCGAGTCGGGGTACCGGGTGTTCCTCGCCGACCCGAACGTGGGCGGCCGCTACTCGGCGCTCACCGCGTTCGGGTTGGTGCCCTCCGGGCTCGCCGGAGCCGACATCGGCGAGCTGCTCGACGAGGCCGAGGCCATCTCGCTCAACCTCGCCGAAGACGGGGCCGACAACTTCGGCCTCATCCTCGGTGCGGCGATCGCCGGCACCACGCCGCTCCGCGACAAGACCGGCATCGTCGCCGACGGAACCCACATCGTGGGCTTCGCCGACTGGGCCGAGCAGCTCATCGCCGAGTCGACCGGTAAGGAGGGCAAGGGGCTGCTCCCGGTCGTGCTCGACCTCGATTCCCCGGAGCTCACCACCAAGCCCGCCGATCTGCAGCTCGTGCGGCTCGTCGACAACGCGCACCAGTTCCATCTGCGCGAGCAGCACCCGGGCGAGGTGCTCATCAGCGGCTCGCTCGGTGCGATGTTCCTCACCTGGGAGTACGCGGTGGCGGTGGCCGGGCGCCTGCTCGGCATCGACCCGTTCGATCAGCCCGACGTGGAGTCGGCCAAGGAGGCCGCTCGTGGCCTCCTCGACTCCCGGCCCGAGCCTGAGGCCCCCGCGTTCGTCGAGTCGGGCATCGAGGTGCGGGCGACGCCCGGCTCACTCGTGGCTTCGGGCACGCTGGCCGGCTCCGTCGACGCGCTGCTCGCCGAGCTGCCCGCCGACGGCTACCTGGCCGTCATGGCCTACGTCGACCGGCTCTCCGAGGCCAGGCTCGCCGAGCTGCGCGACCTGCTCGCGGAGCGCGCGGGTCGCCCCGTGACCTTCGGTTGGGGGCCCCGCTTCCTCCACTCGACCGGTCAGTACCACAAGGGTGGGCCCGCCACCGGCGTCTTCCTGCAGATCACCGCCGACGCGCGCGACGACCTCGAGATCCCCGGTCGCCCGTTCACCTTCGGCCAGCTCATCCAGGCCCAGGCCGCCGGAGACGCCGCCGTGCTGGCGGAGCACGGTCGTCCCGTGCTGCGGCTCGAGCTCACCGACGCGTCGGCCGGCGTGGAGAGCCTGTTCGACGCGTTGCGCTGA
- the zwf gene encoding glucose-6-phosphate dehydrogenase, translating into MPPVDITPEYNPLRLPTDRRLNRIAGPSGLVIFGVTGDLSRKKLMPAVYDLASRGLLPPGFSLIGFARRDWEDQDFERVVHDSVKEHSRTPFDEDVWRQLSEGIRFVSGEFDDDSAFEQLKSTIDELDRDRGTMGNYAFYLSIPPKAFPLVTEQLRRSGLADQRDDRWRRVVIEKPFGSDLKTAIELNDVVESVFPPDSVFRIDHYLGKETVQNILALRFANQLYEPIWNANYVDHVQITMAEDIGVGGRAGYYDGIGAARDVIQNHLLQLMALTAMEEPISFDAADLRTEKEKVLAAVKLPDDLSTVSARGQYSGGWQGGEKVLGFLEEDGMNPQSTTETYAAVKLDIGTRRWAGVPFYLRAGKRLGRRVTEIAVVFKRAPQYLFAESQTSELGQNALVIRVQPDEGVTIRFGSKVPGAGVQVRDVTMDFGYGHAFTEASPEAYERLILDVLLGDPPLFPRQTEVELSWKILDPIEEYWATQGQPEQYRPGTWGPSSADELLARDGRTWRRP; encoded by the coding sequence TTGCCTCCCGTCGACATCACGCCGGAGTACAACCCCCTCAGACTTCCGACCGACCGTCGCCTGAACCGCATCGCGGGCCCCTCCGGGCTCGTGATCTTCGGTGTCACCGGCGACCTGTCGCGCAAGAAGCTCATGCCGGCCGTCTACGACCTCGCCAGCCGCGGCCTCTTGCCGCCCGGCTTCTCCCTCATCGGCTTCGCGCGTCGTGACTGGGAAGACCAGGACTTCGAGCGGGTCGTCCACGACTCCGTGAAGGAGCACTCGCGCACCCCCTTCGACGAAGACGTGTGGCGCCAGCTCTCCGAGGGCATCCGCTTCGTCTCGGGTGAATTCGACGACGACAGCGCCTTCGAGCAGCTCAAGTCGACGATCGACGAGCTCGACCGCGACCGCGGCACCATGGGCAACTACGCCTTCTACCTCTCCATCCCGCCGAAGGCGTTCCCGCTCGTCACCGAGCAGCTGCGCCGCTCCGGTCTCGCCGATCAGCGCGACGACCGCTGGCGCCGGGTCGTGATCGAGAAGCCGTTCGGCAGCGACCTGAAGACCGCGATCGAGCTGAACGACGTGGTGGAGTCGGTCTTCCCGCCCGACTCGGTGTTCCGCATCGACCACTACCTCGGCAAGGAGACCGTCCAGAACATCCTGGCGCTCCGCTTCGCCAACCAGCTCTACGAACCCATCTGGAACGCCAACTACGTCGATCACGTGCAGATCACGATGGCCGAGGACATCGGCGTCGGCGGTCGTGCGGGCTACTACGACGGCATCGGCGCGGCGCGCGACGTCATCCAGAACCACCTGCTGCAGCTCATGGCGCTCACCGCCATGGAGGAGCCGATCTCGTTCGACGCGGCCGACCTCCGCACCGAGAAGGAGAAGGTGCTCGCGGCGGTCAAGCTTCCGGATGATCTCAGCACCGTGAGCGCGCGCGGACAGTACTCCGGTGGCTGGCAGGGCGGCGAGAAGGTGCTCGGCTTCCTCGAGGAAGACGGCATGAACCCGCAGTCGACCACCGAGACCTACGCCGCGGTGAAGCTCGACATCGGCACCCGCCGCTGGGCGGGCGTGCCGTTCTACCTGCGCGCGGGCAAGCGCCTCGGCCGGCGCGTCACCGAGATCGCCGTCGTGTTCAAGCGGGCCCCGCAGTACCTGTTCGCCGAGAGCCAGACCTCGGAGCTCGGCCAGAACGCGCTCGTCATCCGGGTGCAGCCCGACGAAGGGGTGACCATCCGGTTCGGCTCGAAGGTGCCGGGTGCCGGCGTGCAGGTGCGCGACGTGACCATGGACTTCGGCTACGGCCACGCCTTCACCGAAGCGAGCCCGGAGGCCTACGAACGACTCATCCTCGACGTGCTGCTCGGCGACCCGCCCCTGTTCCCGCGGCAGACCGAGGTCGAGCTGTCGTGGAAGATCCTCGACCCGATCGAAGAATACTGGGCGACCCAGGGTCAGCCCGAGCAGTACCGCCCCGGAACCTGGGGGCCCAGCTCGGCCGACGAACTGCTCGCCCGCGACGGAAGAACCTGGAGACGCCCGTGA
- a CDS encoding glucose-6-phosphate dehydrogenase assembly protein OpcA: protein MIVDLPDTTTSKISKSLVKIREEGGAVALGRVLTLVIVTSLGQEEDAIEAANDASREHPMRVIVVSTDQENDGLTTGRGARLDAQIRVGGDAGASEVIVLRAYGAAASDQEGLVTGLLLSDAPVVVWWPGAAPENVSASDLGRIATRRITDSSNQANPYEALLARAKSYAPGDTDFAWTRLTLWRAQLAAVLDQPPYQPVTAIEVSGASDSPSTLLLAAWLRHQLQVPVDYGLLSRAANGSSGIHGVVLSRESGPIELVRDIPNVARLSQPNQPTHDLSLPRRNLRDCLAEELRRLDPDDLYGEVITHGLAELLEQKDGSVRDAV, encoded by the coding sequence GTGATCGTCGATCTGCCCGACACCACCACCAGCAAGATCTCGAAGTCACTGGTGAAGATCCGCGAGGAGGGCGGCGCCGTCGCCCTGGGCCGCGTGCTCACCCTCGTCATCGTCACCTCGCTCGGTCAGGAGGAGGACGCCATCGAGGCGGCCAACGACGCCTCCCGTGAGCACCCGATGCGCGTCATCGTGGTCTCCACCGACCAGGAGAACGACGGCCTCACCACCGGGCGCGGCGCCCGCCTCGACGCCCAGATCCGGGTCGGCGGCGACGCCGGCGCGAGCGAGGTCATCGTGCTGCGCGCCTACGGCGCGGCGGCGAGCGACCAGGAGGGGCTCGTCACGGGCCTCCTCCTCTCCGACGCACCCGTCGTGGTGTGGTGGCCCGGTGCGGCCCCCGAGAACGTGTCGGCCTCCGACCTCGGCCGCATCGCCACCCGTCGCATCACCGACTCCTCGAACCAGGCCAATCCCTACGAGGCGCTCCTGGCACGGGCCAAGTCGTACGCGCCGGGCGACACCGACTTCGCCTGGACGCGGCTCACCCTGTGGCGGGCCCAGCTCGCCGCGGTGCTCGACCAGCCGCCCTACCAGCCGGTGACGGCCATCGAGGTCTCCGGAGCATCCGATTCGCCCTCGACGCTGCTGCTCGCCGCCTGGCTGCGACACCAGCTGCAGGTGCCGGTCGACTACGGGCTGCTCTCGCGCGCGGCCAACGGCTCGAGCGGCATCCACGGCGTGGTGCTGTCGCGCGAGAGCGGGCCGATCGAGCTGGTGCGCGACATCCCGAATGTGGCGCGGCTCAGCCAGCCCAACCAGCCCACGCACGACCTGTCGCTCCCCCGCCGCAACCTCCGCGACTGCCTGGCCGAGGAGCTTCGGCGACTCGACCCCGACGACCTGTATGGTGAAGTCATCACCCACGGGCTCGCCGAGCTGCTGGAGCAGAAGGACGGCAGCGTCCGCGACGCGGTCTGA